In Ascochyta rabiei chromosome 18, complete sequence, one DNA window encodes the following:
- a CDS encoding ABC-type xenobiotic transporter gives MTAPNERAIAENVVPNKVDTEKKSAGDEKLNEASKDGLITEDKEGSLKDYFRIFTYASTSDRILYTAGFAGAIAVGAALPLMTLIFGKSTAEFNQQATSQDSSNFTKNINSLVLYFIYLFVARFVIGYLSTLCICIAAARTTCALREDFLDKLLRQDVAHFDKEGSGSAATQVTTNGNRINQGIAEKLYTCIQGMSLFFSGFIVALAVQWKLALIVMSIIPAIFLITGVCIGLDAPIEAKVTKIYSQAGTLAQDAISSIRTIHAFGAHEKIVANYETYLQRAHKEGNKKSVIYGVLFSGQTFLVMSGTALAFWQGFRMFQSREIGDVGTVFTVVLSVVLGATATLLIFPQFQAITNASSAAGELFSIIDSPPTLDPLSTEGLQPSSCTGEIVVNDLRFAYPARPSAQVLQSLSLSIPAGKTTALVGPSGCGKSTLVGLLERWYQPTSGQIFLDGLDIAEYNTKWLRSNIRLIQQEPTLFQGTIYENISKGLIGAQKHLSEEEKMEIIQEACKTSNAHDFIEAMPEGYHTQVGERASMLSGGQRQRIAIARSIVSNPKILLFDEATSALDPRSEKVVQSALNRASVNKTTLIIAHKLATVMAADNIVVMKDGQIHEQGTHYKLIESDGLYAAMVRAQDLGTKVNDQDTQDELLKTAYLEEDLAPKATFQRTRSHKDTTELEREVEQLAAGTLGYSLTRCIWIMLKENKDVYYWYAATIAGGVIGGGTYPAQAIIFSRLVRVFTLQGSEAQDQANFWALMFFVLALANLFAYFTIGLACNNIGQTLTHRYRREMIERIISFDQDFFDRPENSSGSLTSKLSSAPTALQELMSANLGLMFNILVNITASSALGIAYGWKLGITLVFGGLTIIVAAGYYRIRLDQKLEASTEEHFSGSAGLATEAVTSIRTVSMLTLETSIIRRYSHILRIITNKVVRNLIFTLIPYALSQSADFLVMALGFWYGSQLIAKGEYDTTQFFVIFIAIVFGGQGVAQSFMYSTSITKAKGSANYILWLRSIKPTIRESNETNGKGPSSDGIIAMEEVEFRYKQRNTSRVLRGISMKIKPGTFAAFVGPSGCGKSTVVSLLLRFYDPISGRITMNDQDISLMSPQLYRRYMSLVQQEPPLYLGSVRENISLGLEHEPSDAEVQEACRQANALEFVTSLPEGFNTPCGSKGLQFSGGQRQRIAIARALIREPRLLLLDEATSALDTQSERIVQKALDEAAMTRTTIAVAHRLSTIRHADIIFVMEDGIIAEMGTHEELQELRGRYFATCLAQSLDQA, from the exons ATGACCGCGCCCAATGAGCGAGCGATAGCTGAAAATGTTGTCCCCAACAAAGTCGACACAGAGAAGAAATCTGCGGGCGACGAAAAGTTGAACGAAGCGTCGAAAGACGGCTTAATCACAGAAGACAAGGAAGGAAGCTTGAAAGACTACTTC CGTATATTCACGTATGCTAGCACCAGCGATCGAATTCTGTATACTGCTGGGTTTGCAGGTGCTATCGCCGTCGGCGCTGCCCTACCATTAATGACTTTGATTTTCGGCAAATCTACTGCGGAGTTCAACCAGCAGGCCACAAGTCAGGACAGCTCAAATTTTACGAAAAACATTAACAGTCTTGTCCTCTATTTCATATACTTGTTTGTTGCTCGCTTTGTCATCGGCTATCTGAGTACTTTGTGCATTTGCATCGCCGCGGCCAGAACGACATGCGCCTTACGAGAGGATTTCCTAGACAAGCTGCTACGACAAGACGTAGCGCATTTCGACAAAGAAGGTAGCGGATCTGCTGCGACCCAGGTAACCACAA ATGGCAACAGAATCAACCAAGGCATCGCCGAAAAATTGTATACGTGCATTCAAGGCATGTCACTGTTTTTCTCTGGCTTCATTGTAGCGCTGGCCGTTCAATGGAAGCTTGCTCTGATTGTGATGAGCATAATACCTGCTATTTTCCTGATCACTGGAGTGTGTATCGGCCTTGATGCCCCAATTGAAGCTAAAGTG ACCAAGATCTACTCTCAAGCTGGTACATTAGCTCAAGATGCAATCAGCTCGATCCGGACTATTCATGCCTTCGGGGCGCACGAGAAAATCGTCGCGAATTACGAAACCTACCTGCAGAGAGCGCACAAAGAAGGCAACAAGAAGTCTGTCATCTACGGAGTTCTGTTCTCTGGACAGACTTTCCTGGTCATGTCTGGTACTGCCTTGGCCTTCTGGCAGGGCTTCCGGATGTTTCAAAGTAGAGAAATTGGCGACGTGGGCACAGTATTCACCGTTGTGCTGAGCGTCGTTCTTGGTGCTACTGCAACCCTTCTCATTTTCCCACAGTTTCAGGCCATCACAAATGCTTCGTCAGCTGCTGGCGAGCTGTTTTCAATCATTGACAGTCCACCTACGCTCGATCCATTGTCAACCGAGGGTTTACAGCCCTCCAGCTGCACTGGAGAAATCGTCGTTAATGATCTCCGCTTCGCTTATCCTGCCCGACCGAGCGCCCAAGTTTTACAGAGCCTGAGCTTATCTATACCAGCTGGAAAGACAACAGCCCTAGTTGGACCTAGTGGCTGTGGAAAATCGACTTTGGTGGGTCTACTCGAGCGATGGTATCAGCCCACATCCGGTCAGATCTTTCTCGATGGTCTTGATATTGCGGAGTACAACACAAAGTGGTTGCGAAGCAATATTCGCCTTATACAACAAGAGCCCACCCTGTTTCAAGGAACGATCTACGAGAACATTTCCAAAGGTCTGATTGGGGCCCAAAAACATCTAtcagaagaagaaaagatgGAAATTATCCAAGAAGCCTGTAAGACCAGCAATGCGCATGACTTCATCGAGGCAATGCCGGAAGGCTATCACACGCAAGTCGGCGAGAGAGCAAGCATGCTCAGTGGTGGTCAACGACAGCGTATTGCTATCGCTCGAAGTATCGTATCGAACCCCAAGATTCTGCTATTTGATGAAGCGACCAGCGCGTTAGATCCCCGCTCAGAGAAGGTCGTACAGAGCGCACTGAATCGTGCTTCAGTAAACAAAACCACTTTGATCATCGCTCACAAGCTTGCTACTGTTATGGCGGCCGACAATATCGTTGTCATGAAGGATGGCCAGATCCACGAGCAAGGCACACACTATAAACTTATTGAGAGTGATGGTCTCTATGCCGCGATGGTACGTGCGCAAGACCTTGGTACAAAAGTCAATGACCAAGATACCCAAGATGAGCTATTGAAAACTGCATATCTTGAGGAGGATCTGGCCCCCAAAGCCACATTTCAAAGAACGCGATCTCACAAAGACACGACTGAGCTCGAACGCGAAGTGGAACAACTCGCTGCCGGCACTCTTGGCTATTCTCTTACCAGATGCATCTGGATAATGCTGAAGGAAAACAAAGATGTCTACTACTGGTATGCTGCCACGATTGCTGGAGGGGTCATCGGGGGCGGCACCTACCCAGCACAAGCCATCATCTTTTCCCGTCTTGTTCGAGTGTTCACGTTACAAGGATCCGAAGCACAGGACCAAGCCAACTTCTGGGCGTTGATGTTCTTCGTTTTGGCGCTGGCCAACCTCTTCGCGTACTTTACCATTGGACTTGCATGCAATAACATCGGACAAACTTTGACACACCGATATCGCAGAGAGATGATCGAGCGTATCATCAGCTTTGATCAAGACTTCTTCGACCGCCCAGAAAACTCATCTGGTTCATTGACCTCAAAGCTGTCATCCGCGCCTACAGCGCTACAAGAGCTCATGTCTGCGAATCTAGGTCTTATGTTCAACATCTTAGTCAACATCACTGCCAGTAGTGCGCTGGGCATAGCTTACGGATGGAAGCTTGGAATCACTCTTGTGTTTGGAGGACTGACCATCATTGTGGCTGCCGGATACTATCGAATTCGACTCGACCAGAAACTCGAAGCTAGTACAGAAGAACATTTTTCAGGTAGTGCTGGACTAGCGACTGAGGCCGTCACCTCCATCCGAACAGTCAGTATGCTTACACTCGAAACGTCTATCATACGTCGATACAGCCACATACTTCGCATCATCACGAACAAAGTCGTCAGGAATCTTATCTTTACGCTCATTCCATATGCACTCTCACAATCTGCAGACTTTTTAGTTATGGCACTCGGCTTCTGGTATGGATCACAGCTTATCGCAAAGGGCGAGTACGACACAACGCAATTCTTTGTTATCTTCATAGCTATTGTCTTCGGCGGCCAGGGCGTTGCACAATCCTTTATGTACTCGACATCGATCACAAAAGCGAAAGGAAGTGCCAACTATATCCTGTGGTTGCGTTCTATCAAACCTACTATTCGAGAATCCAACGAGACAAATGGTAAAGGCCCGTCCTCAGATGGAATCATAGCAATGGAGGAAGTCGAGTTCAGATACAAGCAGCGTAACACGTCTAGGGTGCTGAGGGGAATCTCTATGAAGATCAAGCCTGGCACATTCGCCGCCTTCGTTGGCCCGTCAGGCTGTGGCAAGAGTACGGTCGTCTCCCTGCTGCTTCGCTTTTACGACCCAATATCCGGCCGCATTACAATGAACGATCAGGACATATCCCTCATGTCTCCCCAACTCTATCGACGCTACATGTCTCTTGTCCAGCAAGAGCCACCGTTGTACCTTGGCTCTGTGCGCGAAAACATATCCCTCGGTCTCGAACATGAGCCTTCTGACGCAGAAGTTCAGGAAGCATGTCGTCAAGCCAACGCCTTAGAGTTTGTGACTTCGTTACCTGAAGGCTTCAACACACCTTGTGGATCAAAAGGCCTGCAATTTTCTGGCGGGCAGAGGCAGCGCATTGCAATTGCTAGAGCACTGATACGCGAGCCAAGATTGTTGCTGTTAGATGAGGCCACGTCGGCATTAGACACGCAGAGCGAAAGAATTGTGCAGAAAGCGCTGGATGAGGCCGCGATGACGCGGACGACTATCGCTGTCGCACATAGGTT GAGCACAATTCGGCATGCTGATATCATCTTTGTTATGGAAGACGGGATAATCGCGGAAATGGGCACACACGAGGAATTGCAAGAACTAAGAGGAAGGTACTTTGCTACTTGTCTTGCACAGTCGCTTGATCAGGCATGA